Part of the Propionimicrobium sp. PCR01-08-3 genome, GTACTGGAAGACACTGCGCACCGACGACGATGCAGTCTTCGACACCGAGGTCGTCATCGACGCCACCAAACTGACCCCCTTCGTCACCTGGGGAACTAACCCCGGTCAAGGTGTCGGCCTGGACGCCAGCGTGCCCAGCCCCGACGATTTCGCCGATGAAGTGGCGAAGACCTCGGCGCAGCGTGCCTTGGAATACATGGGGCTGGCTGCGGGCACTCCGATGCGTGGCATCCGCGTGGACACGGTCTTCTTGGGCAGCTGCACCAATGGCCGCATCGAAGACCTGCGGCTTGCCGCCGGCATCATCAAGGGCCACAAGGTCGCCGACGGCGTCCGGATGCTCGTCGTGCCGGGCTCGGCCCGCGTGCGCGAGCAGGCCATGGCCGAGGGCCTCGACCAGATCTTTACCGAGGCCGGTGCCGAATGGCGTGAGGCGGGCTGCTCGATGTGCCTGGGGATGAACCCCGACCAGCTGGTGCCCGGCGAGCGCTCCGCGTCCACCAGCAACCGCAATTTCGAGGGACGCCAGGGCAAGGGCGGCAGGACTCACCTGGTGAGCCCGGCCGTTGCCGCCGCGACAGCGGTCACCGGTCACCTGGCCGCCCCGTCGGATCTCTGAGAAGGACGAAGCAGATGGATAAGTTCAGTAGCCATACCGGCATCGTGGCGCCGTTGCGGCGCAGCAATGTCGACACCGACCAGATCATTCCGGCCGTCTACCTGAAGCGCATCACCCGCACCGGATTCGAGGACGGGCTGTTCGCGGCCTGGCGCAAAGATCCCGAGTTCGTCTTGAACCAGCCGGCCTACGAGAAGGCGTCCGTGTTGGTCGCGGGCCCCGATTTCGGCACCGGATCGTCTCGCGAGCACGCCGTGTGGGCGTTGCAGAACTACGGCTTCAAGGTCGTCATCGGATCGCGTTTCGGTGACATCTTCCGCGGCAACTCCGGCAAGGCCGGCCTGCTGATCGCGACCGTCGACCAGTCGATCGTCGAGAAGCTTTGGGCATATGCCGAAGCCAACCCGGGAGCCGAGGTAACCGTCGACCTGCCGAGCCGCACCATCACGGCGGGCGACGACCGGTATACCTTCAGCATTGACGACTACACCGCCAATAGGTTGCTCGAGGGCTTGGACGACATTGCCGCCACGCTCCTGCATGAGGACGATATCGCCGCCTACGAGGCGAAGCGTCCGAGCTTCAAGCCAAAGACGCTGCCGGCGAAGGTCGCCAGCTGACCGGATGTGCGCTCGGGCGCCGATGGTGGGCATGATGGTCCGGTGAATTCATCAGAGCCGGCGAGATCTCGAAAGCGGTTGTATCGGGGCGAGCTCGGCCGGGTGAATTTCGAGCCGACGAATCGTACGTTTCGCACTCTCGTCCCGGCGATTCACCGCTTGCTTCGCCTGGTGACGAAGAAGCCGGATTGGCGAGGTGGCGAGAACTTGCCCGTCACGGGCCCCGCGATCGTCGTTGCGAATCACATCAGCTCGCTCGACCCGGTGCTGCTCGGTGAGTTTCTTGCCTACAGCGGCAGATGGCCGCACTATCTGGCCCGGGCGAATCTTTTCGACATGAAGCTTCTCGGGCGACTGCTGCGCGCAGCCGAACAGATTCCGGTCTATCGCGGCAGCTTGCACGCCGGGGATGCGCTGATAGCGGCCGAGGCGGCTCTCCTCGACGGGCAGCTCGTGGTGATCTACCCCGAGGGCACCATCACCTTCGACCCGGACGAGTGGCCGATGGCTCCCCACACCGGCGCCGCCAGGCTCGCGCTTCGCACCGGGGCACCAGTGATACCGGTCGGGCAGTGGGGCGCCAATCTGGCAGTGCCTCCCCGCAATATCAGGCCTATGAGGCTACGGCGCTCGCCCGTCACGATGGTGTGCGGGCCCAAGATCGATCTCAGCGAATACGACGCCGATCCCGACCGAAGGCGAGCAGTGCGCGACGCAACCGTACACATCATGGACGCGATCACCACCCAGGCAGAACTCGCCCGCGGAGCGAAGGCCCCCGCAGACCGCTGGCTGCCCAGGCGCGATCAGCGCGTCCCTCGACCGGAGGCCATCAGCTGAGGTTCGGGTCCATGGTTGTAGTGTGAACCCAGTTTTTGGGGAAGGAAGACGATGCCAGCAGACCGTACCCGGGTGGCCCTGATTTTCGGCGGCCAGAGCACCGAACACCAGATCTCATGTCTCACCGCGGCGGGGGTGGCCAAGGCGATCGACACCGACCGGTTCGAGGTGTACGGCGTCGGCATCTCGCCATCCGGCATTTGGCACCGGATGAGCCTGGACGAGATCACCCGGCTTCGCGCCGAGGGACGCACTCTGCCGTCCCTTGACGATCACCTGCCGGCGGCAAGCCTGGTGCGCGAATCCGACGGCGTCCGATTGATGAACTGCGACGGATCTGATGATCCGGCCGAAGTCGATGTCGCATTGGTGCTGCTGCACGGCGCCTACGGCGAGGACGGCACCGTGCAGGGCATGCTCGAGATGCTCGGCCTGCCCTATGTCGGCTCGGGAGTCGCGGCCAGCGCGATCGGCATGGACAAGCACCTGATGAAGGTCTCGCTGGCCAACGCCGGGCTCCCGATCGGCCCCTACGAACTCGTGCGGACGAGTCAATGGGATCAGGATCGGCAGGGCTGTTGCGATCGCATCGCAGCGTCTTTGACGCTCCCGGTCTATGTGAAGCCGGCCCGTGGTGGCTCCTCAGTGGGCATCACCAGGGTCACCGACCCCGCCGATCTCGCACCGGCGATCGAGAGCGCGCGGGGCTTCGACCCGAAGGTGATCGTTGAAGAGGGCTTCGTCGATTCCCGTGAGGTCGAATGCGCGGTTCTCGGGCCGAGGCCGGGCGAAGCCGAGATCCGGACCTCGCATCCGGGCGAGATCGTCGTCCACTCGGAGTCTGCCTTCTACGATTTCGATGCCAAGTATCTTCCGGAGGGGCAGGTCGATCTCAAGATTCCGGCCGAGCTACCCGCTGCGGTCGAGCAGCAGGTGCGCGAGCTGTCTGCCCGTTGTTTTGAGGCCTTGGAAGTCGAGGGACTGGCCAGGGTCGACACCTTCGTGACCGCATCGGGCGATGTTTTCATCAACGAGCTCAATACGATGCCCGGATTCACCGAGCTGTCGATGTTCCCGAGCCTGTGGCAGGTCAGCGGGCTGAGCTACACCGACCTGATCACCGATCTGATCGAGCAAGCGCTGGCGCGTCCGAACAACGTGATTCGATAGTTTGGGATCATGACTTCGCGCAGTGCCGAGCCGCAGACCGTCGGTGAACTCGGCGAATTTCCCTTGATCAACCTCGTTACCCGGAATCTTTCCCTGCCACCGGCCGTTTCGTTGGGGCCCGGCGACGATTGTGCGGCGTATCTGATCAACGGCTCGGCCCTGACCACCACCGACATGCTCATCGAGGGCGTCCACTTCAGGCGCAATTGGTCGAGCGCAGCCGACATCGGCCACAAATCGGTCGCCGTCAACCTCGCCGACATCGAAGCCATGGGCGGCACCCCGATCGCCATGGTGATCAGCCTGGGGCTGCCCGCCGATCTGCCGGTGACCTGGGTGAGAGAGTTCATGACCGGCGTGCGCGAAGAGGCCGAATTGGGCGAGGTCGCGCTGGTGGGCGGCGACATGACCGCGGCGCGCGACATCTCGATCTCCGTCACCGTGATCGGAGAGACCGGCGGACGCACACCGGTGCTGCGTTCGGGAGCCAAGCCGGGCAATGTGGTTGCGGTTCGCGGACGCCTCGGCTGGGCCGCGGCCGGGCTCGCCGCCCTGGCTCGCGGATTCCGCTCGCCCCGAGCCGCCGTGGACGCGCAGCGGATGCCGCACGTTCCCTACGGTGCCGGACGCCAGGCCGCCGACGCCGGAGCCACCGCGATGCTCGACGTCTCGGACGGCCTGCTGGCCGATCTGGGACACATCGCCGAGGCCAGCTCGGTAACCATCGATCTCGACTCGTCGCGCTTCACCATCGCCGATCCGGTGCAGGCCGTGGCGTCCGCGCTGAATGCCGACCCGCTCGGCTTCGTGCTCGGCGGCGGCGAAGACCACGCGATGGCTGCCACCTTCGAACCGGGAGACGTTCCCGAAGACTGGGACGTGATTGGCGTCGTACATGAACTCGACGAGGAGGCCGGGCCCTGCGTCCTGGTGGACGGGAAACAGTGGGAGGGCGACCAGGGCTGGACACACTTCCGCTCGTAAGAAGCGTAGTTGTGTTCAGAGAAGAGAAACACAACTACTCGATTTGCACCATCAGTCTCGGATGCCAGCTAAACCCAGACACGAGGGCGGTTGTGGTTGTCGGGAAGTGAGCTTATCTTTTGCGCGAACGGCGACAACGACAACAGCCCAGGGAAGAGGAACACGGCTGGCCGATCTGCATCACCAGTTCCGGGATCTCGTCTCAGCGGGTTATGGTTCGCCGGGAATTGGGCCTATTTTTCGACTGGCGACGACAATGACAACCACTCGATGAAGAGCGCGAGGCTGATCGTTGGTGGTGCTTCCCGGCGTGGGAATCCTGGGTGCGGTGACGGGTCTGCGGTAATCTGCCCACATGGCGACCAGCGCGTCTTCCCCGGCGCGGTCTCGTTCAACATCGTCCCGCTCCAGCAGCGGGTCGGCCAGAGCGAGTTCGCGCGCGTCCGGAAGCTCAAAGAAAGCATCGTCCAGCTCACGGAGCCGGACGAAGACTCAACCGACCCCGCGCAATCCAGTGGCCAAGATGGCCTCGGGCATTTGGCGCGGCACCGCGCGCGGGCTGGGCAGTCTCGCCCGCAGCTTCGGTGAGGTTCGCGAAACCGACCAGGCGTTGCGCCGCGATGGTGTGGGGCTGGGACTGTTCTGCCTGGCGGTCATCGTCGCCGCCTCGTTCTGGATCGAGATTCCCGGGCCGCTGGGGTCCTGGATCCGCACCGGAACCTCAACGGTCATCGGCCTGAGCTCCTATGCGCTGCCCGTGCTGTTGGCACTGATGAGCCTGCGGACGCTGCGCAATCCCGAGGCCAACGGCCCCGCCGGGCGCCAACTGGTCGGCTGGACCATTCTGGGATTCGGTGTTCAGGGCGTCGTCAATCTGGCCCACCAGCCGCTGCCGGCCCCCTCCGACATGGAGTTGCTGCGAAACTTCGGGGGAGTCGTCGGCTACATCGCCTCGTCGATGATGACCCAGCTGATGCCGCTGTGGCTGGCCGCTTTCGTGCTGTCGCTGATCGGGCTGTTCGGCCTGATCATCATCATCGGACGCCCACTGTATGAGTGGGTGGCCCTCGCCCAGCGCGGATTGGGCTGGTTCGCCGAGCGTTTCGAGCAGGGCCGTGAAGCGGCCGCCGAGAAACTGCACTACGGAGTCGACGAAGCCTACGACACGCCCATCGTCGGTGACCGCGAACCCTCGACCAAGCTGGATCGCGAACCCTCGGCCAAACTGCGTCGAGCGGCGTCCACCCGCGTAGACGAGCCGGCCGCCATCGAACCTGGCAGCGCCGAAGAGGCTCTGGCTCACCAGGAGACCGGCGAGTTCGCCGCACCCGAGCAGCACCCACTGCCGGGCACGGCGAAGAAGAAGGACAAGGTCACCGCAGGTCTGGCGCCCGGCGAGCCTGCTCCGGCGTCCACCGAATTGGAGCCACCGCCACACACCGCCGCACCGCAACGCTCCGAACAACTCGCCTTGTCCGGCGACATCGTCTACACCCTGCCCGACCCGAGCATGCTGAAGGCCGGCACGATTCCGAAGGCACGCACCGAGGCCTCCGATGCGATCGTCGGCAGGCTATCCGACGTCTTCGCCGAATTCGACATCGACGCCCGCGTCACCGGATACACCCGGGGCCCGACCGTGACCCGCTATCAGGTCGAGGTCGGCAACGGCGTCAAGGTCGAGAAGGTCACCGGGCTATCCAAGAACATCGCCTATGCAGTCGGCTCGGCAGACGTGCGCATCCTCAGCCCGATTCCCGGACGCTCGGCCATCGGCATCGAGATCCCGAACCGCGACAAGGAAATCGTCTCGCTCGGCGACGTGCTGAGCAGCCAGAAGGCCCGCAACGACCACCATCCGCTGGTGGTCGGGCTGGGCAAGGACGTCGAGGGCGGCTACGTTATCGCGAACGTCGCCAAGATGCCGCACCTGCTGGTCGCCGGCGCCACCGGTTCGGGCAAGTCGAGCTTCGTGAACTCGCTGATCACCTCGGTGATGATCCGAGCCACCCCCGACGAGGTGCGGATGATGCTGGTCGACCCGAAGCGGGTCGAACTGAACCAGTACGAGGGCATTCCCCACCTTGTCACGCCGATCATCACCAGCCCGAAGAAGGCCGCGGACGCACTGCAATGGGTGGTGCGCGAGATGGACCAGCGCTACGACGACCTGGCCGCCTTCGGATTCCGCCACATTGACGACTTCAACAAGGCGGTGCGCGCCGGGCAGGTGCAGCTGCCGCCCGGCAGCGAGCGGGTGCTCGCGCCCTACCCCTACCTGCTGGTGGTGGTCGACGAGCTGGCCGACCTGATGATGGTGGCGCCCCGCGACGTGGAGGACTCGATCGTCCGCATCACACAGCTGGCACGCGCCGCCGGTATTCACCTGGTGCTGGCGACCCAGCGTCCCTCGATCGACGTGGTCACCGGCCTGATCAAGGCGAACGTGCCCAGCCGGCTCGCCTTCGCCACCAGCTCGATGACCGACTCCCGGGTCATCCTCGACCAGCCCGGTGCCGAGAAGTTGGTCGGGCAAGGCGACGGATTGTTCCTGCCGATGGGCGCGTCCAAACCGATGCGCGTGCAGGGCTCGTGGGTCAGCGAATCCGAGATCCGCGAGGTCGCCGACTATGTGAAGGATCAGCTGACTCCGCAATACCGCGACGACGTGCAGGCGCCCGCCGAATCCGCGCCCAAGGTCGCCGAGGATATCGGCGACGATCTGGAACTGGTTTTGGACGCCGCACGGCACATCATCGAGCTTCAGTTGGGCTCCACCTCGATGCTGCAGCGAAAGCTCAGGGTCGGCTTCGCGAAGGCCGGACGTATCATGGACATCCTGGAGAATCGCGGAGTGGTCGGCCCGTCCGAGGGCAGCAAGCCACGCGAGGTTCTCGTCAAGCCCGACGATTTGGATGAGGTGCTGGCCAACTTGGCCAACGGATCATGACAACTGCTGTCCATTTGGTGAGCCTCGGTTGCTCACGCAACGACGTTGACTCCGAGGAACTCGCCGCCCGATTGGACGCAGAAGGATTCCGGTTGGTCGATGAGCCTGACCAGGCCGAGGTCATCATGGTGAACACCTGCGGCTTCATCGAACAGGCCAAGAAGGATTCGATCGACACCGTGCTTGCCGCCGCCGATCAGAAGCAGACCGGCAAGGCGCAGGCCGTGGTCGCAGTCGGCTGCATGGCCGAGCGCTACGGCACCGAGTTGGCCGATGCGCTGCCCGAGGCGGATGCCGTGCTGGGCTTCGACTCCTACCCGCAGATCGCCGCCAAACTGCGCACCATTCTGGCCGGCGGGCATGTCGACTCGCATCAGCCCAAAGACCGCAGGACGCTCCTGCCGTTGATGCCGGTCGCCCGCCAGCAGGCCGTGCACGATGCCCGGGCGCCGCTGGCGGTGCCGGGGCACGGTGAGATCGTGGACGACGACCTGCTGCGGGCGTCGGATCGTCGTCCGGCTTCCGGCCCGCCTGTCTTGCGCAAGCGGCTGCATGGTGGCCCGTTCGCACCGTTAAAGATCGCCTCGGGCTGCGACCGCAGGTGCGCGTTCTGCGCGATCCCATCGTTTCGCGGCGCCTACTTGTCGCGTCCGGCTTCCGAGATCGTCGCCGAGGCCAATTGGCTCGCGGGCCAAGGCGTCAAAGAAGTGATGCTGGTCAGCGAGAACTCGTCGTCCTACGGCAAGGATCTCGGCACACCTCGCGCCTTGTCGAACCTGTTGACCGAACTCTCGGTGGTCGACGGGCTGGAGTGGATCAGAGTCAGCTACCTGCAACCCGCCGAGATCACCCCCGATATGCTGACCGCGATCGCCTCACTGCCGAATGTAGTGCCCTACTTCGATTTGTCGTTTCAGCACGCATCGGGTCCGCTGCTGCGGGCAATGCGCCGTTTCGGAGACGCCGAGCAGTTTCTCGCACTTATCGACAACGTGCGCACCCTCGCACCGAGGGCCGGAATCCGCAGCAATTTCATTGTCGGATTCCCAGGCGAGACCGACGAGGAGGTTGAGGTGCTGGCCGACTTCATCAGCCAGGCCAGGCTCGACGTGGCCGGTGTTTTCTCGTATTCGCCGGAGGAGGGCACCGAAGGTGCGACGCTGCCTGGTCAGGTCGACGAAGACACCATTGATCAGCGTCATGAGCTGATCGCCGGCCTGATCGACGAGGTCTGCAATCAGCGCGCCGCCGACCGGATCGGCGAGCGCGTGCGCATCCTGATCGAGGAATTCGACGACGGCCAGCCCATCGGCAGGGCAGCGCACCAGGGGCCCGAAGTCGACGGCATCACGACGCTGATCGGCACCGATACGAACCAGGTCAAGGTCGGCGATTTCGTGGACGCTGTGGTGACAGACAGCGTCGGCGTGGACCTGACGGCGCAGATCGTCCAGTAGAGTGAGACGGCGGCCCGATGCAGGGCCGGGTGAGGAGTAGGCATGAGCCAGGCCAGCGGTGACAAGCCCGAAAAACTACTGGGATTCACCTGGAACGTGCCGAATGCGCTGACGATTCTGCGCATGGTGCTGGTGCCGGTCTTCGTCGTCGTCTTCCTGCTCAACGCGCACGACCAGCCAATCAGGCTGTGGGCCACGGCGATCTTCGTGGTCGCGATCCTCACCGACAGCCTCGATGGGTACATAGCCCGCAAATACGATCTG contains:
- a CDS encoding DNA translocase FtsK, coding for MATSASSPARSRSTSSRSSSGSARASSRASGSSKKASSSSRSRTKTQPTPRNPVAKMASGIWRGTARGLGSLARSFGEVRETDQALRRDGVGLGLFCLAVIVAASFWIEIPGPLGSWIRTGTSTVIGLSSYALPVLLALMSLRTLRNPEANGPAGRQLVGWTILGFGVQGVVNLAHQPLPAPSDMELLRNFGGVVGYIASSMMTQLMPLWLAAFVLSLIGLFGLIIIIGRPLYEWVALAQRGLGWFAERFEQGREAAAEKLHYGVDEAYDTPIVGDREPSTKLDREPSAKLRRAASTRVDEPAAIEPGSAEEALAHQETGEFAAPEQHPLPGTAKKKDKVTAGLAPGEPAPASTELEPPPHTAAPQRSEQLALSGDIVYTLPDPSMLKAGTIPKARTEASDAIVGRLSDVFAEFDIDARVTGYTRGPTVTRYQVEVGNGVKVEKVTGLSKNIAYAVGSADVRILSPIPGRSAIGIEIPNRDKEIVSLGDVLSSQKARNDHHPLVVGLGKDVEGGYVIANVAKMPHLLVAGATGSGKSSFVNSLITSVMIRATPDEVRMMLVDPKRVELNQYEGIPHLVTPIITSPKKAADALQWVVREMDQRYDDLAAFGFRHIDDFNKAVRAGQVQLPPGSERVLAPYPYLLVVVDELADLMMVAPRDVEDSIVRITQLARAAGIHLVLATQRPSIDVVTGLIKANVPSRLAFATSSMTDSRVILDQPGAEKLVGQGDGLFLPMGASKPMRVQGSWVSESEIREVADYVKDQLTPQYRDDVQAPAESAPKVAEDIGDDLELVLDAARHIIELQLGSTSMLQRKLRVGFAKAGRIMDILENRGVVGPSEGSKPREVLVKPDDLDEVLANLANGS
- a CDS encoding D-alanine--D-alanine ligase family protein; the protein is MPADRTRVALIFGGQSTEHQISCLTAAGVAKAIDTDRFEVYGVGISPSGIWHRMSLDEITRLRAEGRTLPSLDDHLPAASLVRESDGVRLMNCDGSDDPAEVDVALVLLHGAYGEDGTVQGMLEMLGLPYVGSGVAASAIGMDKHLMKVSLANAGLPIGPYELVRTSQWDQDRQGCCDRIAASLTLPVYVKPARGGSSVGITRVTDPADLAPAIESARGFDPKVIVEEGFVDSREVECAVLGPRPGEAEIRTSHPGEIVVHSESAFYDFDAKYLPEGQVDLKIPAELPAAVEQQVRELSARCFEALEVEGLARVDTFVTASGDVFINELNTMPGFTELSMFPSLWQVSGLSYTDLITDLIEQALARPNNVIR
- a CDS encoding thiamine-phosphate kinase — encoded protein: MTSRSAEPQTVGELGEFPLINLVTRNLSLPPAVSLGPGDDCAAYLINGSALTTTDMLIEGVHFRRNWSSAADIGHKSVAVNLADIEAMGGTPIAMVISLGLPADLPVTWVREFMTGVREEAELGEVALVGGDMTAARDISISVTVIGETGGRTPVLRSGAKPGNVVAVRGRLGWAAAGLAALARGFRSPRAAVDAQRMPHVPYGAGRQAADAGATAMLDVSDGLLADLGHIAEASSVTIDLDSSRFTIADPVQAVASALNADPLGFVLGGGEDHAMAATFEPGDVPEDWDVIGVVHELDEEAGPCVLVDGKQWEGDQGWTHFRS
- the rimO gene encoding 30S ribosomal protein S12 methylthiotransferase RimO; amino-acid sequence: MTTAVHLVSLGCSRNDVDSEELAARLDAEGFRLVDEPDQAEVIMVNTCGFIEQAKKDSIDTVLAAADQKQTGKAQAVVAVGCMAERYGTELADALPEADAVLGFDSYPQIAAKLRTILAGGHVDSHQPKDRRTLLPLMPVARQQAVHDARAPLAVPGHGEIVDDDLLRASDRRPASGPPVLRKRLHGGPFAPLKIASGCDRRCAFCAIPSFRGAYLSRPASEIVAEANWLAGQGVKEVMLVSENSSSYGKDLGTPRALSNLLTELSVVDGLEWIRVSYLQPAEITPDMLTAIASLPNVVPYFDLSFQHASGPLLRAMRRFGDAEQFLALIDNVRTLAPRAGIRSNFIVGFPGETDEEVEVLADFISQARLDVAGVFSYSPEEGTEGATLPGQVDEDTIDQRHELIAGLIDEVCNQRAADRIGERVRILIEEFDDGQPIGRAAHQGPEVDGITTLIGTDTNQVKVGDFVDAVVTDSVGVDLTAQIVQ
- a CDS encoding lysophospholipid acyltransferase family protein, which produces MTKKPDWRGGENLPVTGPAIVVANHISSLDPVLLGEFLAYSGRWPHYLARANLFDMKLLGRLLRAAEQIPVYRGSLHAGDALIAAEAALLDGQLVVIYPEGTITFDPDEWPMAPHTGAARLALRTGAPVIPVGQWGANLAVPPRNIRPMRLRRSPVTMVCGPKIDLSEYDADPDRRRAVRDATVHIMDAITTQAELARGAKAPADRWLPRRDQRVPRPEAIS
- the leuD gene encoding 3-isopropylmalate dehydratase small subunit, which encodes MDKFSSHTGIVAPLRRSNVDTDQIIPAVYLKRITRTGFEDGLFAAWRKDPEFVLNQPAYEKASVLVAGPDFGTGSSREHAVWALQNYGFKVVIGSRFGDIFRGNSGKAGLLIATVDQSIVEKLWAYAEANPGAEVTVDLPSRTITAGDDRYTFSIDDYTANRLLEGLDDIAATLLHEDDIAAYEAKRPSFKPKTLPAKVAS